The following are encoded together in the Bradyrhizobium algeriense genome:
- a CDS encoding alpha/beta hydrolase: MTRRDFARATVVALIISAALTVIAMADEVRRISANGTEFSYVEVGQGEPLIFVHGGLQDYRMWAGHLPKFAGRYRAIAYSRRNNYPNDVSPDGMPDGAADAHGEDLAAFVRALGLSKVRVVAHSSGAHAALFFAASHPEMVVSLALNEPPATGILVGVPDVADMLKAWANGLAPARQALKAGDAKAGIPLFVNAVGGQGAYERRSDADKMMNLDNVASYQADATTKRPRPIFTCKMAKAINAPTLLSNGERSPKFFHRITDQLEVCLTAHERIVIAGSSHTVPSESPDAYDRAVLTFLAKH, from the coding sequence CGGTAGTAGCTTTAATCATTAGCGCAGCCTTGACCGTCATAGCTATGGCCGATGAAGTCAGACGCATTTCCGCCAACGGCACTGAGTTTTCTTATGTTGAAGTCGGCCAAGGCGAGCCGCTAATATTTGTTCACGGTGGCCTTCAAGACTACCGAATGTGGGCCGGACATCTGCCAAAGTTCGCTGGTCGTTATCGCGCAATAGCATACAGCCGCCGCAACAATTATCCGAACGATGTAAGTCCGGACGGTATGCCGGATGGGGCTGCTGATGCGCACGGTGAAGACCTTGCTGCGTTCGTGCGGGCTCTAGGCTTATCGAAAGTTCGGGTTGTTGCGCATTCCTCGGGCGCGCATGCCGCGCTGTTTTTTGCTGCCTCGCATCCAGAGATGGTCGTCAGCCTAGCACTCAATGAACCGCCGGCCACTGGCATTTTGGTCGGCGTTCCCGACGTCGCTGATATGTTGAAAGCGTGGGCCAATGGTCTTGCGCCAGCAAGGCAGGCACTCAAGGCTGGCGACGCGAAAGCCGGCATACCGCTATTCGTAAACGCCGTCGGTGGACAGGGCGCTTATGAGCGCCGCTCCGATGCCGACAAGATGATGAATTTGGACAACGTGGCGTCGTACCAAGCCGATGCCACGACAAAACGCCCGAGGCCGATTTTCACGTGCAAAATGGCCAAGGCGATCAACGCCCCTACGCTTCTGTCCAATGGCGAGCGAAGTCCCAAGTTCTTTCACCGGATTACAGACCAGCTAGAAGTGTGCTTGACAGCCCACGAGAGGATCGTCATTGCCGGAAGCTCACATACCGTACCCTCCGAAAGCCCTGACGCTTATGACCGGGCTGTACTCACATTTCTGGCCAAGCACTGA
- a CDS encoding tyrosine-type recombinase/integrase: MPLPDRLLVHMRRWYDKKIIANHFVEWQGAGVKSVKNGFARAVEVAKLDLSDGNVTPHTLRHTAATWLMQLGTDPWEAAGYLGMSVKVLIDT; the protein is encoded by the coding sequence GTGCCGCTGCCGGACCGTCTGCTGGTCCACATGCGGCGCTGGTACGACAAGAAGATCATCGCCAACCACTTCGTCGAGTGGCAGGGCGCTGGCGTCAAGTCGGTGAAGAACGGCTTCGCGCGGGCGGTGGAGGTGGCGAAGCTCGACCTCTCGGACGGAAACGTCACTCCCCACACGCTACGCCATACGGCAGCAACCTGGCTCATGCAGCTGGGCACTGACCCATGGGAAGCGGCTGGTTATCTCGGCATGTCGGTGAAGGTTCTAATCGACACCTAG